AAACAAAATGAGTATAGTACTAAGTATGTATATTACTCCAGCAAAAAATGTTATGCTACAAGTACAAGGTCATTTATGTATCCCCTCTACCGGCTGGATCAGAGTCTGTGACCGGAGGAGGAGGATTCCTCTGCTGGCGTTGAGAAGCTAAACGCCGTTCCAAAGGAGTCTTCCTCTTGCTGACAACAAACCTATTCACTCCTTTCCTCATTGGCATTATCGACGGGAAGTCTTCGTCCGGGATCTGACTCAGCTCTGATATGTTCTTGATCTCTGCCACTCGCTTAAACCATCTCTCCGCTTTAGCTTCCTCCGACATGTCCAGCAAGTCAGGCTCCTTCACTAACGAACCCTCCAAGCTCTTTCCATTTCTCATCTTCCCTGCCACTGGTTCCGGATTGTTGCTTAAAGGTGGTTCTCTTGGCTTTTCTTGTACTACCTGAGAAGTGTTTTTTGGAGCTGGGACGGCTGGAATAGTATcagctgttgttgttgtttcattCGGCTGTTTGTGTTTGGCGAAATAGTCAGGTGGGAAAGGGACGAAAGGGACGAAGTCTGAGTCTTTTGTTTCGATGGAGACGCGTCTCTTGTTTGCTGGAGAAGTCAGTGTACGGTCTTTCTTCCTGCTCACCACAAACTGATTCTCTCCTTTCCGCATTGGCATTTTCTCAGGAGAAGTCTCTTCCTGTATATCTGACACGCTGTGCAGTTCTGTGATCCTCTTTAACCATCTCGGAGATTTCTCCTCTGATTCTTTCTCATCTTTATTAACTTCATCTGTCTCTTGACCAAAAGGACTTGCACTTGACTTGTCTGAGACATTGTCCATTTGGTTGTTGGAGGTCAGTGTTTCCTCCTTATCATGCTTCTTGGCAAACATATCAGACGGTAGTGACACGAACGGGACAAAATCAGAGCTAACTACCTGAGAAGATTCAAACCTCCTGGAAGAAACATTCTTATCATCAGACCGAGAAGCAAAAGAGGATGTAGAGCCAAGAATCTCATTCAGGCTCTTATTCGTTTTAGTTCCATCTGTCTCAGCACTAGACAACCTTCTCTCAAGAGGTGTCTTTCTCGTGTTAACGACAAATCTGTTCACTCCTTTCCTCAAAGGCATAATCTCTGGAAAATCTTCATCTGTATCAACACTGTTTGCATCATAACCACCCTGCGCTACTTTACTAAACCACCTCTGTGCTTTCTCTTCATTTTCCGCCAGTCTTCTCTCGATTTCAGGATCCTTTGAATGAGCGGAGTTGGCTGAGAAGTCTCCGGGTCGTTTGCAGTCGCATCTTAAGCAGGCTATGTTCCTCCCGTAATTGTAGAAATCGCATCTGATGAATGaaacaaacaagaaagaaagagaaggttataaaaaaaaaaactcgtgtTGAACATAACGCAGCAGAGAGAACAAAAACTAGTTGCTTACTGGGGACACTCCCATTCACTACCAGTAAGCTGTCTCATTGGTCTTGCTTCATCACACTGGAAGCATTTGACATTTCTCGCAAAGTTCAAGCCACTGCACCTGTTTCAACAAGTTCCCTCACCATATGAAACAACAACAAGATGAAACAAAGACAGTTACAACATACTGACTAGTTCTAGCTCTACAACTACGATCTTTGGACCCCAGTAATAGTGTACAGTCAGAGACATATACCAATTCAAGCTCAGATCCTAAGAacattcttatatattttcctCAGAGATCCTGAAGAACTTTCATACCTCGAGCAAATCCAGTCACCTCGTTTCATCTCAACGTTTTTCTGAAACGAACCGAGTGCCTGACCATTTCCACCTGAGAACTGATTTTGCATTGCGCCGCCACGAACATTAGACTCAGAAGAAGCTCGGAAGCTCATCTTTGCTATCTCACCCAAAAGGTTCCGAACCGAAGACTCCACAATCTCTTGCTCATAGTGTTTGCTTCCCTCAGAAGAAGCAAAATCCACAACACAACTCAAAAGAAGCCTCATCATATCCACCGTACTCGCCTTATCCACATCCAGTATCTAATACGCACGATCCCAACAACATCAACACAAAGGTTATATTATATCTAAGCTGCTAAGTCACCATCAAAGTACTAAAAgagtaaccttttttttttgccagatAGAATAGAACTTACATTCCCAACGCCCTGACGACCACTTCTTAAATAAAGACTCATCCTTTTGAGTGAATCTGGACCAGTCCTGAACAATAACGACTTCACATTCTCCACCACCACTTCAACGTCTCTCCTCGAAACCATTCTAACAACAGTAACATCCATCAAAAAAAGAACTTGaattagagagagagacatcAATGACACACAACACACAATGGGGAAGAAACTAACTTACTCAAGTAACTCGGGTCGATCACGAGCTAAAGCTAAGCAGGCGAGAGCTGGAGGGACGAGTTCATCTGGAAAACCAGGAAAGAACTCGTTTTGAGATTCGGAAGTTAATCTAGACTCTGCGAAGTAACCAGCTTCGGTGAGAGATTGGAGAAGCTCTCCCCATTCAGGCAACCGGTGGTGATAAGAAGGGACGGAATCGGAGGAGGAGAGACGGACTCGGTGAGTGTGGAACCGTCCGAGAGTTGTCGTCGCGTGGATAAACGGCGGTGAAGACGCTAGGCGGTGACGAGGAGAGCTGACGGAGGAATGAGGAGACGGTAGGCGGTGGAGACGGCGGAGATTGGTTAAGCCGCGGGTGTTGAAGATGCCGCGGCtgaggaggaagagaggcggaggacgaggagagaagagagagaggaatcTGGTGGAAGTGTTCATCGTCTCCGACGGTGTGGCCGTTCTCTTCGCTCGGCGGaagatagaaaaaaattatttcagtGAAAATTTTAAGTTGGGCCTGTTTGGGCTCAGATAGGTTTAAAGGGCTTGTCGTTATGAATGTTTGATTgcttgttaatttttttttgttatcattgTGAAGATTTGATTAAGGTCATCTGACTTCTGATGAGCTATTTGGACTGAACAGCATCACAATTTGTTGAAGCAAGCTGTGGCATGCATACTCTTGATGCTAGGTGTTTATTAATAACCACGATCAATAAAGAGACTCATCAATAAATGTGGAATCGTCTAGTTGGAATCCAACGGctacaatcattttcataaATGTTATAGAGAAACAATGTAAGCTTAACTCGTTTATATACCACTTATCGTTGTAGATATACGCACcggattaaaaaaatattcaatttttcgTATTTCCAAAATACACCTATACACTTAACTATAACTACATTTCGACCAATggaaaataaactgaaaatattattaataaattttacattgaaattttaaagtgatatttattttgaaacaaaaatttaattttaatgataattAAACTGAAAACGAATGGACTAATAATTTGTTCGTTTCAAAACATGtaacatactccctccgtttcgaattagatGTCGTTTTGGaacaaaattttcgtttcaaaataaatgtcgttttataatttcaatgcaaaatttattgactttttattctaatctatttttctattggatTAGGTGTATtagtaatgatgtttttatctagtaaatatacaaaattaaatgttttattaatctgtgtgccgaagtttaaaacgacaaataaaatgaaacggagggagtactactgtattaaactttaaaatgataataaacAGTAAAAGTTAAACTCAAAAATATTGGTTCTAATTGGTAATCATCGCGGAATCGCGGAAAAATTAGTTAAGCtatggaaaaaaaataattaagctGTGAAATGATGAAATACATGTTaaatttgatcaaaatattttattcgtACTCACTTTGttgtaagaattttttttgaaaatcattaaaatttattaaaaatactattatataacTACAAaaactattactatttatttaataatttaataatatgaaactgttaattttgtaaaaaaagtcCATGCTAATCTAGTAAAATTCACTTTtctatttgataaaaaatttctttatatttttgtcagCGAAAATACAAATCTGCATTTTTGCGTTTTTCTTTTATTCCGCAATTTTTGCTGATTggaaaaatatttatctaatcGAGTTTGAAACGTGATTCCAATATTTCGTAAAGTTACCAATCAAAGCCATTATTTAGCTATGTTTAAGCTAAAGTAAGCACAAAAAGATATACTAGTACCCTCTTTAAAACGATTCTTATAAAACATCAATGATTCAATGGTGGTAAAAAGAGAGAATAATTCTATTCTTTTCGACCTGGGAATATCATTGTGGTGTGGATTAGTTGCCGATAACTGCCGTCAACTTTTGACTAATGTTTATTTTGACTAATACTTTTGCATGCATTAAACTATTTACATTggattaactttttttttggttttggatcCTTGTGGACTAAAGTATTGGTGAGTGCGTGGACAATTAACTACTTCGATAATGACTTTCAATATAACCTCATTAATTCGCATAAAAACTGTATTTTATCATAACGAATTACTATATTCATCACTCTGATGTACTAATATGTTAGCTCTATGCCACAAGTGCAATAGACCAGCTAACAACTTTGACATTATTTACGGTTAACTTACATATAGAGAGACTTTATGTCAGTACCTCATGAGATAAAGCCTTAAATTCCTCAAATTAGTTAAAGTGACCTCTTTATTATTAATCAAGAAACTTTCTCTAAGTGAGTGTAATTAGTGTAATTTCTCATGATTACCCAATACTTTAATGTTATATGATTTGGAGTTTCGAATTATCCCTATCTCTGTCTCTACCTTTTGTTTTATTATGGTTATATAAAAAGATTTGTTAGACTACTAAGATAATATTTATTCGACTGGGCTGTGATACCATGGTTgctaaacatatttttataaatccatTTTGTAGATATATctttcatattaattatttttaccacATGTAAATCAATATTCCGAATTACAGTTCCAAAACTTTCATGGTCATTGGACAAAGTTATTCCATGGTCgaaatttttatttgtgaaaTGTCACGAAACAAGTACTAGTATTATTCAAGATAAAAGTTGAACTGGTCCATAACGGTTCAAGGATCTTTCTTTGAACTAGAAACAGAAATACGTGACACATGTTAGGTAGGAACACGATCCGCTCGTGTGTAACAGTTTATGATGTCGTCATTCCAT
This genomic stretch from Raphanus sativus cultivar WK10039 chromosome 3, ASM80110v3, whole genome shotgun sequence harbors:
- the LOC108847946 gene encoding zinc finger protein VAR3, chloroplastic, encoding MNTSTRFLSLFSPRPPPLFLLSRGIFNTRGLTNLRRLHRLPSPHSSVSSPRHRLASSPPFIHATTTLGRFHTHRVRLSSSDSVPSYHHRLPEWGELLQSLTEAGYFAESRLTSESQNEFFPGFPDELVPPALACLALARDRPELLEMVSRRDVEVVVENVKSLLFRTGPDSLKRMSLYLRSGRQGVGNILDVDKASTVDMMRLLLSCVVDFASSEGSKHYEQEIVESSVRNLLGEIAKMSFRASSESNVRGGAMQNQFSGGNGQALGSFQKNVEMKRGDWICSRCSGLNFARNVKCFQCDEARPMRQLTGSEWECPQCDFYNYGRNIACLRCDCKRPGDFSANSAHSKDPEIERRLAENEEKAQRWFSKVAQGGYDANSVDTDEDFPEIMPLRKGVNRFVVNTRKTPLERRLSSAETDGTKTNKSLNEILGSTSSFASRSDDKNVSSRRFESSQVVSSDFVPFVSLPSDMFAKKHDKEETLTSNNQMDNVSDKSSASPFGQETDEVNKDEKESEEKSPRWLKRITELHSVSDIQEETSPEKMPMRKGENQFVVSRKKDRTLTSPANKRRVSIETKDSDFVPFVPFPPDYFAKHKQPNETTTTADTIPAVPAPKNTSQVVQEKPREPPLSNNPEPVAGKMRNGKSLEGSLVKEPDLLDMSEEAKAERWFKRVAEIKNISELSQIPDEDFPSIMPMRKGVNRFVVSKRKTPLERRLASQRQQRNPPPPVTDSDPAGRGDT